The following proteins are encoded in a genomic region of Bradyrhizobium sp. SK17:
- the ilvD gene encoding dihydroxy-acid dehydratase: MAHHFDKSRLPSRHTTVGPERAPHRSFLYAMGLTDAEIAQPFVGVATCWNEAAPCNITLSRQAQAVKLGVKAGGGTPREFTTITVTDGIAMGHQGMKSSLVSREVIADSVELTMRGHCYDALVGLAGCDKSLPGMMMAMVRLNVPSVFIYGGTILPGRFRGKDVTVQDVYEAVGSYQAGQISEDELHALECVACPSAGSCGGQFTANTMACVSEALGLALPGSTGAPAPYESRDAFAEASGKAVMNLLARDLRPRDIVTRKALENAAAVVAASGGSTNVALHLPAIAHEAGIDFDLNAVAEIFKRTPYIADLKPGGRYLAKDLFEIGGVSVILKALLDGGYLHGDCITVTGKMIAENLADVVFPTNQDIVRPISDPITTTGGVVGLRGTLAPEGAIVKVAGMTDLKFRGPARCFASEEAAFDAVQKREYKPGEVIVIRYEGPKGGPGMREMLATTAAIYGQGMGDKVALITDGRFSGATRGFCVGHVGPEAAVGGPIALLKDGDIITIDAELGTLDVEFSAEELEARRKEWRPRRHDFQSGALWKFAQTVGPAAKGAVTHPGATAETHTYADI; the protein is encoded by the coding sequence ATGGCACATCATTTCGACAAATCCAGACTGCCAAGCCGCCACACGACAGTCGGCCCCGAGCGGGCGCCGCATCGGTCGTTCCTCTACGCCATGGGATTGACCGATGCCGAGATCGCACAGCCCTTCGTCGGTGTCGCCACGTGCTGGAACGAGGCGGCCCCGTGCAACATCACCCTCAGCCGTCAAGCGCAGGCTGTCAAACTGGGCGTCAAGGCGGGTGGCGGCACGCCGCGCGAGTTCACCACCATCACCGTGACCGACGGCATCGCCATGGGCCACCAGGGCATGAAGTCGTCGCTGGTGAGCCGCGAGGTGATCGCAGATTCGGTCGAACTCACCATGCGCGGCCATTGCTACGACGCGCTGGTAGGCCTTGCCGGGTGCGACAAGTCACTGCCCGGCATGATGATGGCCATGGTCCGCCTCAACGTGCCGAGCGTGTTCATATACGGCGGTACGATCCTGCCGGGGCGCTTCCGCGGCAAGGACGTCACCGTGCAGGACGTCTATGAAGCGGTGGGCAGCTACCAGGCCGGCCAAATCTCCGAGGACGAGCTACACGCTCTCGAATGTGTCGCTTGCCCTTCCGCTGGTTCGTGCGGCGGCCAGTTTACCGCCAACACCATGGCTTGCGTCTCCGAGGCGCTCGGCCTCGCACTGCCCGGTTCGACCGGTGCGCCGGCACCCTACGAGAGCCGTGACGCCTTCGCGGAAGCGTCTGGCAAGGCCGTGATGAACCTGTTGGCTCGCGACCTCAGGCCGCGCGACATCGTCACCCGCAAGGCGCTGGAGAACGCCGCCGCCGTGGTGGCGGCCTCCGGCGGGTCGACCAATGTGGCGCTGCATCTGCCGGCAATCGCACACGAGGCGGGCATCGACTTCGACCTGAATGCGGTTGCCGAGATTTTCAAGCGCACACCCTATATCGCCGACCTCAAGCCTGGAGGGCGCTACCTCGCCAAGGATCTGTTCGAGATCGGCGGCGTGTCGGTGATCCTGAAGGCGCTGCTCGACGGCGGCTACTTGCACGGCGACTGCATCACGGTGACAGGCAAGATGATCGCCGAAAACCTGGCCGACGTGGTCTTCCCGACCAACCAGGACATTGTTCGCCCGATCTCCGACCCGATCACCACCACCGGCGGCGTAGTCGGTCTGCGCGGCACGCTCGCCCCGGAGGGCGCGATCGTCAAGGTGGCCGGCATGACGGACCTCAAGTTCCGCGGGCCGGCCCGGTGCTTCGCCTCCGAGGAGGCGGCTTTCGACGCCGTGCAGAAGCGTGAGTACAAGCCGGGCGAGGTCATTGTCATTCGCTACGAAGGGCCGAAAGGCGGTCCCGGCATGCGCGAGATGCTGGCGACCACGGCGGCGATTTACGGCCAGGGCATGGGCGACAAGGTGGCGCTGATCACGGACGGACGCTTCTCCGGCGCCACGCGCGGCTTCTGCGTTGGCCATGTCGGCCCCGAAGCAGCAGTTGGCGGCCCGATCGCTCTGCTGAAGGACGGAGACATCATCACCATCGATGCCGAATTGGGCACGCTCGATGTCGAGTTCTCGGCCGAGGAATTGGAGGCTCGCCGCAAGGAGTGGCGCCCGCGCCGTCACGATTTCCAGTCGGGTGCGCTATGGAAATTTGCGCAAACCGTGGGGCCGGCGGCAAAGGGCGCAGTCACTCATCCCGGCGCCACCGCCGAGACGCATACCTATGCCGACATCTGA
- the pyrC gene encoding dihydroorotase gives MNEIMLPKPDDWHVHLRDGDMLRMALPWTARTFGRAIVMPNLDPPVTTAAQAAAYRDRIRRVLPDGSRFEPLMTCFLTDETGPEDVARGFAEGVLTAVKMYPARSTTNSAAGVTDIRRVYRVLERMQGVGMPLLLHGEVADQETDVFDREKAFIDRVLVRLRADFPALRIVLEHITTAEAVDYVQHAEGPIGATITAHHLMINRNAMFAGGIRPHMYCLPVAKREGHRLALRDAATSGDPRFFLGTDSAPHLIQDKESACGCAGIFSAPVALELYAQVFEEEGALDRLEAFASLNGARFYGLPPNTETVTLVQSPWQPPELLPVGEADHVRVFCPEGKARWRLLEPAD, from the coding sequence GTGAATGAGATAATGCTTCCTAAACCCGACGACTGGCACGTGCACCTTCGCGATGGCGATATGCTGCGCATGGCGCTGCCCTGGACGGCACGCACGTTCGGACGCGCCATCGTCATGCCGAACCTCGATCCGCCGGTGACGACGGCCGCCCAGGCGGCCGCCTATCGCGATCGGATCCGGCGCGTGTTGCCCGACGGCTCGAGGTTCGAGCCGCTGATGACGTGTTTCCTGACCGATGAGACCGGTCCCGAAGACGTCGCAAGAGGCTTCGCCGAAGGGGTGCTAACGGCGGTCAAGATGTATCCGGCGCGCAGCACCACGAACTCCGCCGCCGGCGTGACCGACATTCGCCGGGTCTACCGGGTGTTGGAGCGGATGCAGGGCGTCGGCATGCCACTTTTGCTCCATGGTGAGGTGGCCGATCAGGAAACGGACGTTTTCGACAGGGAGAAGGCGTTCATAGACCGGGTGCTTGTCCGGCTGCGAGCCGATTTCCCCGCGCTGCGGATCGTCTTGGAGCACATTACGACCGCCGAAGCCGTGGACTACGTGCAGCACGCCGAGGGTCCCATCGGCGCCACCATCACGGCGCACCACCTCATGATCAACCGCAATGCGATGTTCGCAGGCGGCATCCGGCCGCATATGTACTGTTTGCCCGTGGCCAAGCGGGAGGGCCATCGCCTCGCATTGAGGGACGCCGCGACCTCGGGCGATCCCCGGTTCTTCCTCGGCACGGATTCGGCGCCGCACCTGATCCAGGACAAGGAATCGGCATGCGGCTGCGCCGGCATCTTCAGCGCGCCGGTTGCGCTCGAATTGTACGCCCAGGTCTTCGAAGAAGAAGGGGCGCTCGATCGGCTCGAAGCCTTCGCTTCGCTCAACGGCGCACGGTTTTACGGCCTGCCGCCGAACACCGAGACAGTCACGCTCGTGCAATCGCCGTGGCAACCGCCAGAATTGCTGCCGGTCGGCGAGGCTGATCACGTGCGTGTATTCTGCCCGGAGGGCAAAGCTCGTTGGCGCCTGCTCGAACCGGCGGACTGA
- a CDS encoding pyruvate kinase, with protein sequence MARALDLAVELGFGRIRKVQKNIPWRCEAAHVPVIWATQVLAGMVEQGAPRRTEATDAARGQRAEWVMLNKDHSSSKQGVSSAMCCAA encoded by the coding sequence ATAGCTCGCGCCCTCGATCTGGCTGTCGAACTTGGCTTCGGACGCATCCGCAAAGTCCAAAAGAACATTCCCTGGCGTTGCGAGGCGGCCCACGTGCCTGTCATCTGGGCGACCCAGGTCTTGGCTGGGATGGTCGAACAAGGAGCGCCCAGGCGGACGGAAGCAACCGACGCGGCCAGGGGGCAGCGCGCCGAATGGGTGATGCTCAACAAGGACCATTCATCGTCGAAGCAGGGCGTTTCCTCGGCGATGTGCTGCGCCGCATAG
- a CDS encoding ion transporter has translation MGKLQEVLESARLQSAIIVLIVINAITLGLETSPTIMGSIGAELMLLDQIILGVFVVELVAKLLVYRTRFHMDPWNLFDLAIVTIALLPATGSLSVLRALRILRVLRLVSAVPSMRRVVGALLAAVPGIASILGLLSLLFYVFSVMATKLFGADYPEWFGSIGASAYSLFQIMTLESWSMGIVRPVMEVYPLAWIFFVPFILVTSFTVLNLFIGIVVDAMQRQHEAGEADAQKTLAEKNQSERAEILAALRSLRLQIAELGSKSSER, from the coding sequence ATCGGCAAGCTGCAGGAAGTGCTGGAATCGGCTCGACTTCAGAGCGCGATCATTGTGCTGATTGTGATCAACGCAATCACGCTGGGCCTTGAAACAAGCCCAACGATCATGGGGTCGATCGGCGCCGAGTTGATGTTGTTGGACCAGATCATCCTGGGCGTGTTCGTCGTTGAACTGGTGGCCAAGCTGCTTGTCTACCGAACGCGTTTTCACATGGACCCATGGAACCTGTTTGATCTGGCAATCGTGACGATTGCGCTACTGCCTGCGACCGGCAGTCTCTCGGTCCTGCGGGCGCTCAGAATCCTGCGTGTGCTACGACTGGTGTCGGCGGTGCCGTCGATGCGGCGGGTGGTAGGTGCTTTGCTGGCCGCCGTGCCTGGAATCGCTTCTATCCTCGGGCTTCTGTCGCTATTGTTCTACGTTTTCTCGGTGATGGCGACCAAACTGTTCGGGGCCGACTATCCCGAATGGTTCGGCTCGATCGGCGCATCGGCCTACTCACTGTTTCAGATCATGACCCTGGAAAGCTGGTCGATGGGCATCGTCCGCCCGGTGATGGAGGTCTACCCACTGGCATGGATCTTTTTCGTGCCGTTCATTCTGGTGACGTCTTTCACTGTGCTGAACCTGTTTATCGGCATCGTGGTTGACGCCATGCAGCGCCAGCACGAAGCAGGAGAAGCGGATGCACAGAAAACCCTGGCTGAGAAAAATCAGAGCGAACGGGCAGAAATCCTTGCAGCACTTCGATCGCTTCGGCTCCAGATTGCTGAGCTTGGCAGCAAGTCCAGCGAGCGATGA
- a CDS encoding ATPase inhibitor subunit zeta, whose product MTIDVLSAAIKDTSASSGAPAWCIDVDTRDNVIARRNILAALWAGRLMGLSDVTITTYAVEVHLADCEVRGDMVVVEKLTRDLNDPGCRSQLKWCTRSCAPSIAKHSFRRTRLTDI is encoded by the coding sequence ATGACTATTGATGTCCTATCTGCCGCCATCAAGGACACCTCTGCATCCTCCGGCGCCCCCGCCTGGTGCATTGATGTCGATACTCGCGACAACGTTATCGCCCGTCGAAACATACTTGCCGCGCTATGGGCCGGGCGCCTCATGGGCTTGTCTGACGTCACGATAACGACCTATGCGGTCGAGGTGCATCTTGCCGACTGCGAGGTGCGCGGCGACATGGTCGTAGTCGAAAAGCTCACGCGCGACCTGAATGATCCGGGTTGCCGATCCCAGCTGAAGTGGTGCACGAGAAGCTGTGCTCCTTCCATCGCGAAGCACTCCTTCAGACGCACACGACTGACTGATATCTAG
- a CDS encoding TerC family protein, with product MELLTDILTSDFLGKSAWLWFAFLGVVGALLAFDLGILHKQDKELGVGESLFLSAFYIAIALVFGAWVWWSMGPTSGMEYFTGYALEKALSIDNVFVISLIFGYFAIPAKYQYRALLWGILAVLVLRGIMIGLGAALVQQYEWVLYIFGAFLIATGIKMLVMGESEQDVSKNPIVRFLSRRMRVSAELHGSHFFVRKPDPETGKLARFATPLFLALVVINIADLVFAVDSVPAIFAITTDTYIVFTANIMAILGLRALYFALAAMVHRFEYLKYALAIVLVFIGAKIFWNQIVGKVDPAISLGVTLSIIAAGVLFSLWKTRAATTDEAARHRLTASLPDPIGKRPSARPAGDD from the coding sequence ATGGAACTGCTCACCGATATCCTGACCAGCGATTTCCTTGGAAAGTCTGCTTGGCTTTGGTTCGCCTTTCTCGGCGTGGTCGGCGCGCTGCTCGCCTTCGACCTCGGAATACTCCACAAGCAGGACAAAGAGCTCGGTGTCGGCGAAAGCTTGTTCTTGTCCGCGTTCTACATCGCGATCGCGCTGGTGTTCGGCGCCTGGGTGTGGTGGTCCATGGGCCCGACCTCTGGCATGGAGTATTTCACGGGTTATGCCCTCGAGAAGGCGCTTTCGATCGACAATGTCTTCGTAATCTCGCTCATCTTCGGCTACTTCGCCATTCCCGCCAAATACCAGTACCGAGCGCTCCTCTGGGGCATCCTCGCGGTGCTGGTCTTGCGCGGCATTATGATCGGGCTCGGCGCAGCGCTCGTACAACAGTATGAATGGGTGCTCTATATCTTCGGCGCCTTCCTGATCGCCACGGGGATCAAGATGCTCGTCATGGGAGAGAGCGAGCAGGACGTGTCGAAGAATCCGATCGTGCGCTTCCTGTCCAGGCGCATGCGGGTCTCGGCCGAGTTGCACGGTTCGCACTTCTTCGTCCGCAAACCCGATCCGGAGACGGGGAAGCTCGCGCGCTTCGCGACGCCTCTGTTCCTGGCGCTCGTCGTGATCAACATCGCGGATCTCGTGTTCGCGGTCGACTCGGTGCCAGCAATCTTCGCCATCACGACCGACACCTACATCGTGTTTACGGCCAATATCATGGCGATCCTCGGTCTCCGCGCCCTCTATTTTGCCCTCGCTGCGATGGTGCACCGCTTCGAGTATCTGAAATACGCGCTCGCCATCGTGCTCGTTTTCATCGGGGCCAAGATCTTCTGGAATCAGATCGTCGGCAAGGTCGATCCCGCGATCTCGCTCGGAGTGACCTTGTCCATCATCGCAGCCGGCGTCCTGTTCTCGCTCTGGAAAACCCGTGCGGCCACGACAGACGAAGCCGCTCGCCACCGCCTGACAGCTTCGCTCCCGGATCCCATCGGGAAACGTCCCTCCGCTCGCCCTGCCGGAGACGATTGA
- a CDS encoding universal stress protein — MAFKDVLLQLSSYPEPTPAAAIDQAVGFAEALGAHISALTFKIEIPNAGNALANALLNIPGMIAAERQKSVANAQNLVSVFEGMATQRGVAHDQIVGSCPSSQLAAIVTEHARMHDVTMIPIGEQALQQYVAESVIFGSGRPTIVFPEVPKSSNSFPLDVVGVAWDFSRAAARAVADALPVLQRAKTIRVVTITQEKTIDTRHSGEDLAKYLAWHGIEVVLEEEGAAGRTIGQALEEYATAHDLDLLVMGAYGHSRMHNFILGGATKTIVANPPLPVLLSH, encoded by the coding sequence ATGGCTTTCAAGGATGTCCTGCTCCAGTTGAGCAGCTATCCCGAACCGACCCCGGCTGCGGCGATCGACCAAGCGGTCGGCTTCGCTGAGGCGCTGGGCGCGCACATCTCGGCGCTGACTTTCAAAATAGAGATTCCGAACGCCGGCAACGCACTGGCGAACGCACTGCTGAACATCCCGGGCATGATTGCGGCCGAGCGGCAGAAGAGTGTGGCGAATGCCCAAAATCTGGTCAGTGTGTTCGAAGGCATGGCGACGCAGCGTGGCGTTGCACACGACCAGATCGTCGGGTCGTGCCCGAGCTCGCAGCTCGCGGCCATCGTGACTGAACACGCCAGGATGCACGATGTCACGATGATCCCGATCGGCGAGCAGGCTCTTCAGCAATACGTCGCCGAGTCTGTGATATTCGGCTCCGGGCGACCGACGATCGTCTTCCCGGAAGTGCCGAAAAGCAGCAATTCCTTTCCCCTCGACGTGGTCGGTGTGGCTTGGGATTTCAGCCGGGCCGCGGCGCGGGCGGTGGCCGATGCCCTCCCGGTCCTGCAGCGCGCCAAGACCATACGGGTGGTCACGATCACACAGGAGAAGACGATCGACACTAGGCACTCGGGCGAGGATTTGGCGAAGTATCTCGCCTGGCATGGCATCGAGGTTGTCCTGGAGGAAGAAGGCGCCGCCGGCCGCACGATCGGACAGGCTCTAGAGGAATATGCAACCGCACACGACCTCGACCTGCTCGTAATGGGAGCCTACGGGCACTCACGGATGCACAACTTCATCCTGGGCGGCGCGACAAAGACCATCGTCGCCAACCCGCCGCTGCCAGTGCTCCTCTCACATTGA
- a CDS encoding zf-TFIIB domain-containing protein, with the protein MRTAETVAAMPCPICKTGLTLSDRQGVEIDFCPTCRGVWLDRGELDKVIERSIEDAAPARREPAPRAEATGRVDMTTTTAAIAMASGRSRFCRSCSTEGSSRLRRAGGVSPSATLSTPQYLNRRPRYCIPHHGRSPQLMHNHRRACS; encoded by the coding sequence ATGCGAACCGCAGAAACAGTCGCCGCGATGCCCTGTCCGATCTGCAAGACCGGGCTGACTTTATCCGATCGCCAAGGCGTCGAGATCGACTTTTGCCCCACTTGCCGCGGCGTGTGGCTGGACCGTGGAGAGCTGGACAAGGTCATCGAACGCAGCATCGAAGATGCGGCGCCGGCCCGCCGTGAACCGGCCCCCCGGGCCGAGGCTACAGGCCGAGTGGATATGACGACGACGACGGCCGCTATCGCCATGGCAAGCGGAAGAAGTCGTTTCTGTCGGAGCTGTTCGACTGAAGGGAGCAGCCGCTTGCGTCGAGCAGGCGGCGTCTCTCCTTCCGCGACCCTATCGACGCCGCAGTATCTAAACCGGCGACCTCGATATTGCATCCCTCATCATGGTCGGTCTCCGCAGCTCATGCACAACCACCGCCGAGCTTGTTCCTAA
- a CDS encoding DUF465 domain-containing protein, with amino-acid sequence MNALNYRLLLVHSKLDAEVRREHKRRFPNALRLLRLKKLRLAIKDRMYRLAFVHQTGAA; translated from the coding sequence ATGAACGCACTCAATTACCGACTGCTCCTTGTCCACAGCAAGCTGGACGCCGAGGTGCGTCGGGAGCACAAGCGGCGCTTCCCGAACGCGTTGCGGCTGTTGCGGCTGAAGAAGCTCAGGCTCGCAATCAAGGATCGCATGTACCGGCTCGCGTTCGTCCACCAAACTGGGGCGGCATGA
- a CDS encoding LysR family transcriptional regulator codes for MLRQLEYLVALANLRHFGRAAYACHVSQSTLSQQLRALEDRLGVALIERRTSGAELTPIRGCLRGCLSDDCRPDSDRGSPSDRVTACRCGGNDSLGLLLRARNRIGRQSRLRLDWLSRTGPLWWLFPLTAAMSDRIEPARCSSRPRCCIVAGPIDRTID; via the coding sequence ATGCTTCGTCAACTTGAGTATCTCGTCGCGCTTGCCAACCTCAGGCACTTCGGGCGCGCAGCCTATGCCTGCCACGTCTCGCAATCGACGCTCAGCCAGCAGCTGCGTGCGCTGGAGGATCGGCTCGGAGTCGCGCTGATCGAACGAAGAACCTCGGGGGCGGAGTTGACCCCGATCCGGGGCTGCTTACGGGGATGTCTATCGGACGATTGCCGACCGGATTCAGACAGAGGCTCGCCCTCTGATCGGGTGACTGCTTGCCGCTGCGGAGGTAACGATAGCCTGGGGCTATTGCTCCGCGCGAGAAATCGGATTGGCCGCCAATCGCGGCTAAGACTAGATTGGTTGTCGCGGACCGGGCCCCTCTGGTGGCTGTTCCCCCTGACAGCTGCGATGTCGGACCGCATCGAGCCAGCTCGATGCAGTTCACGCCCCCGTTGCTGCATCGTGGCTGGCCCGATCGATCGAACCATCGATTAG
- a CDS encoding TerC family protein, protein MEFLGYIWLDKPLWMWAAFLAIVVTLLTLDLGVLHKKQREIGVTESLTLSAVYIVLGLGFGGWVWWYMGATAGMQYVTGFVIEKSLAMDNVFVIAMIFAYFAVPRLYQHRVLFYGILGVIILRAIMIGLGATLVEQFSWVLYVFAAFLIFTGVKMWALADKAYDVGASPVLRWVKRRFRVTDDLHGERFFVKQADAKTGKLAWYMTPLFLALIMVEVVDLVFAVDSVPAIFAITTDPFIVYTSNIFAILGLRALYFALAAMVDRFHYLKYALAVLLVFIGSKIFVADALGLAKVPPAASLSITFAILAVGVGYSLWKTRGRAIAEVGSRQP, encoded by the coding sequence ATGGAATTCCTAGGATACATCTGGCTCGACAAGCCGCTGTGGATGTGGGCTGCTTTTCTCGCGATCGTTGTGACGCTGCTCACGCTCGACCTCGGCGTGCTGCACAAGAAGCAGCGCGAGATCGGCGTCACCGAAAGCCTGACGCTCTCGGCCGTCTACATCGTGCTCGGGCTCGGCTTCGGCGGCTGGGTCTGGTGGTACATGGGCGCGACCGCCGGCATGCAGTATGTCACCGGCTTCGTCATCGAGAAGAGCCTCGCGATGGACAATGTGTTCGTCATCGCGATGATCTTCGCCTATTTCGCGGTGCCGCGCCTCTACCAGCACCGGGTCCTGTTCTACGGCATCCTCGGCGTCATCATCCTGCGCGCCATCATGATCGGGCTCGGCGCGACGCTGGTCGAGCAGTTCAGCTGGGTGCTGTACGTCTTCGCGGCTTTCCTGATCTTTACCGGCGTGAAGATGTGGGCGCTCGCCGACAAGGCGTATGACGTAGGCGCGTCGCCGGTGCTCCGCTGGGTCAAGCGGCGGTTCCGGGTGACCGACGACCTCCACGGCGAGCGCTTCTTCGTCAAGCAGGCGGATGCTAAGACCGGCAAACTCGCCTGGTATATGACGCCGCTGTTCCTGGCCCTCATCATGGTCGAGGTTGTCGACCTCGTGTTCGCGGTTGATTCGGTTCCGGCGATCTTCGCCATCACCACCGACCCGTTCATCGTCTACACCTCGAACATCTTCGCGATCCTCGGCCTGCGCGCGCTCTACTTCGCGCTCGCGGCGATGGTCGACCGCTTCCACTATCTCAAATATGCGCTCGCGGTGCTGCTGGTGTTCATCGGCTCGAAGATCTTCGTCGCCGATGCGCTTGGCCTCGCCAAGGTCCCGCCGGCCGCATCGCTGTCGATCACCTTCGCGATTCTCGCAGTCGGCGTCGGCTACTCGCTCTGGAAGACACGTGGCAGGGCGATCGCGGAGGTCGGGTCCAGGCAGCCGTGA
- a CDS encoding zf-TFIIB domain-containing protein, translating into MRSAEAVAAMPCPICKTGLTLSNRQGVEIDYCQTCRGVWLDRGELDKIIERSVEDAVPARREAEPRSDYRPGGYRDDDDDHRYRHGKRKKSFLSEMFD; encoded by the coding sequence ATGCGAAGCGCAGAAGCCGTCGCCGCTATGCCTTGTCCGATCTGCAAGACCGGCCTGACCTTGTCCAACCGCCAGGGCGTCGAAATCGACTATTGCCAGACGTGTCGGGGCGTCTGGCTCGACCGCGGCGAACTAGACAAGATCATTGAACGCAGCGTTGAAGATGCGGTGCCGGCCCGGCGCGAAGCCGAGCCAAGGTCGGACTACCGGCCAGGCGGTTATCGCGACGACGATGACGATCACCGCTACCGTCACGGCAAGCGGAAGAAGTCATTCCTGTCGGAGATGTTTGACTAA
- a CDS encoding DUF465 domain-containing protein — MSALVYKLTVVHHRLDDQIRQELKRRFPDGIRLLRLKKLRLAVKDRLHMLARFPKRGRD; from the coding sequence ATGAGTGCCCTAGTGTATAAATTGACCGTCGTTCATCACAGACTGGACGACCAAATTCGCCAAGAGCTAAAGCGGCGATTTCCCGATGGTATCCGGCTGCTGCGGCTGAAGAAGCTGAGGCTGGCGGTCAAAGATCGACTGCATATGCTGGCCCGCTTCCCCAAGCGTGGAAGGGATTGA
- a CDS encoding hydrogen peroxide-inducible genes activator, with protein sequence MPTLRQLEYLVAVADLQNFGRAADVCHVSQPTLSQQLRALEDRLGVALIERRTSGAELTPIGREITARARRLVIEVQDIRDLARRAGEHLVGTLRFGVTPTLGPYLMPPIVAALHREQPDLRLHIREGIPEEQALALSRGALDMLLGPLPIEGGDLEVQPLFRERLFLVAPPDHPLAVRPKLCVEDLKGAQVLSLGRSHHLHRQVAEICAELGMELLRDYEGTSLDSVHQMASSGVGLAVLPELYIGSDVGGRTGIEVLKPQGWKFTRSIAAAWRSGAAYRDAYRTIADRIQAEARALIG encoded by the coding sequence ATGCCAACGTTGCGCCAGCTGGAATATCTCGTTGCCGTGGCTGACCTTCAGAATTTCGGCCGCGCGGCGGATGTATGCCACGTCTCGCAACCGACGCTCAGCCAGCAGCTGCGCGCGCTGGAGGATCGGCTCGGAGTCGCCCTGATCGAACGAAGAACCTCGGGGGCGGAGTTGACCCCGATCGGACGCGAGATAACTGCACGGGCCCGACGTTTGGTGATCGAGGTGCAGGATATTCGCGACCTAGCGCGGCGGGCCGGCGAGCATCTCGTGGGGACACTCCGCTTCGGAGTGACGCCCACCTTGGGGCCCTATTTGATGCCCCCGATCGTCGCTGCGCTCCACCGCGAGCAGCCTGATCTCAGGCTTCATATCAGGGAGGGCATTCCGGAAGAGCAGGCGCTCGCGCTTTCGCGAGGCGCGCTTGACATGCTGCTCGGACCGCTGCCGATCGAGGGTGGCGACCTTGAAGTCCAGCCCTTGTTTCGCGAGCGATTGTTTCTCGTCGCACCTCCCGACCATCCGCTCGCCGTGCGCCCCAAACTTTGCGTCGAGGATCTGAAAGGCGCGCAGGTTCTCAGCCTCGGTAGGTCCCACCATCTGCATCGCCAAGTGGCCGAAATCTGCGCGGAACTCGGCATGGAACTGCTGCGTGACTATGAGGGCACAAGCCTCGATAGCGTTCATCAGATGGCCAGCTCAGGGGTGGGGCTTGCGGTCCTCCCAGAGCTTTACATCGGCTCGGATGTCGGAGGCCGTACGGGCATCGAAGTGCTTAAGCCTCAGGGATGGAAATTCACACGCAGCATCGCCGCGGCGTGGCGATCCGGCGCTGCTTACCGGGACGCGTATCGGACGATTGCTGACCGGATTCAGGCTGAAGCCCGCGCTTTGATCGGGTGA